GCCCTGGCGTACTCGGGCAATTACGTCGTCGGCCTGTACGACGGCGACCGGATGATCGGTGCCTCGGCGGCGTTCTTCGCCCCGCCCGCCGAGCGGTCGATGCACTCGCACATCACCGGCATCCTGCCCGAGTACCAGGCTCGGGGCCTCGGCCGCGTGCTCAAGCAGCACCAGCGCGAGTGGGCGTTCGCGCGCGAGGTCGGGCACATCACGTGGACGTTCGATCCGCTCGTCGCCCGCAATGCGCATTTCAACCTGCTCGTGCTCGGCACGCGTGTCACGGACTACCTCGTCGACCACTACGGTCCGATGACCGACGGCGTCAACCGCGGCGATCAGTCCGACCGGCTGCTGGTCTCGTGGGCGCTCGCCGCACCGCGCACGGGCAATCCGCCCGACCTCGAGGTGGTGGCATCCGTCCCCCTTCCGCGTGACATCGAACGACTGCGCATCGAAGAGCCGGCAGAGGCCGAGCGCTGGCGCGTCCAGGTGCGCGGCCAGTTCCGCGAGCTGTTCGGCCGTGGGCTCACCGTCGGCGGATACCGCGACCAGGCGGGGTACCTGTTCGTCTGGCCGTGATCCCTCGGGAGGCTCGCTCGGGTACCTTGGCTCCCTTCAAACTCGAACTGACCCGGAAGGTCGGCATGACCTATCGGTTCGGTACTGAGCCGGGGTGAGGTGGCACGGTCCGCCTCGCCGGTGATGCGTGCGCGAAGTTCGCAGAACCGCGCGAAGTTCGCAGGAGAACCGGCGAAATCGTGCGACGTTCGTCGCATTCTGCGGACTTCGTCACCGGGGCGGCGCGTAGCCTGGCCGGGTGATCCCTGCTGACTGGACCCCGCACCGCCGCGACGACGGCGAACTCGTGGGCTGGATCCGCCCCGACGGCGATGGCTGGGCCGCGATCGATCTGCTCGGCCGGGTCAGGGTCGAAGCCGGCGACTGGCTCGACGCCGAAGCGGCGCTGGAGGCGCGCGGCATCGGCTATCTCGCCGAGGTGTGGATGCTGGAGGGCGAGGGCCCGGCACCCCTGCGCGTGCGGATGGTCGAGGTGACGCCGGACCGCATCGTCGTGAAAGTCGACGATTACGGCGATGTGTCTCGGGCGACGCCCCGGTTCGAGCTGCCCTGGCCGCTGCCCGATCGGCTGCGACCGGTCCGTCCGGGAGATCCGGACGGGTTCACCGTCGCGGGCTGACCGGTGGCCGGTGGCACACTCTGTGGCGGCGACCGGCTGGGGGCGACATCCGCGTCGACGAGGTATACGGCGAGTCGTTCACGGCGCACTCCGTTCTGAAGCCGGACTGCGGTCAGCGGTCACACCGAGCTTCCCGCGTCGATGCGGGGGTGCCCGCAGCGCGTGCTGACGTATCAGCGCGCTCGCCACTCGCTCGTGTTGTGTGAGGGGTTCGACCGGCTGGGGGCGGCGTCGCACGCCGCGGAGGGGGTGGATGCCATGCGCAACTGGGTGAGCGCGATCGCACGACGGGTGCATCCGCATGCCCGCCACACGCGCCGCTCCACCTTCAGACCCGTGCGTGACGAGGTCCTTCGGATGCGCGGGTCGGCGCGCGTGTGCTGACGCGGTGAGCCGGCCTCGTGCAGGCGGTCACCGTCCGCGTACCCTGTGGTCATGTCGACCCCACGCTCCGTCTCCCCGGTGTCCCTCGAGGGGTTCGAGCTGCGCGTGCTGCAGATCCCTCTCGTCTCGCCGTTCACGACGTCCTTCGGTACGCAGACCGTGCGCGAGGTCATCGTCGTACGCGCCCGCACGGCCGACGGCGAGGGGTGGGGCGAGATCGTCACGCAGCAGGAGCCGACCTACTCGAGCGAGTACACCCAGGGCGCATGGGATGTCGCCGGGCGGTTCCTGGTTCCTGCGCTGCTGGATGCCGGCAGGCTGGCTCCGCAGGATGTCGCGCGCGTCCTCGATCCCTTCATCGGGCACCGGATGGTGAAGGCCGGTCTCGAGCTGGCGGTGCTCGACGCCGCACTGCGCGCCGAGAGCCGGTCGCTCGGCGAGTACCTGGGGGCCGTGCACGACCGGATCCCCAGCGGCGTCAGCGTCGGCATCCAGCGCGACCCGGCCACGCTCGTCGACACCGTCGCCGGGTACCTCGACGAGGGGTACGTGCGCATCAAGATCAAGATCAAACCCGGCCGCGACATCGCCGACACCGCCGCCGTGCGCGACGCCTTCGGCACGATACCGCTGCAGGTCGACGCCAACTCGGCCTACACGCTCGCCGACGCCGACACACTCGCCGAGCTCGACCGATTCGAACTGCTGCTGATCGAGCAGCCCCTGCAGGAAGACGACATCGTCGACCACGCGACGCTCGCGAAGCGGCTCACGACGCCCATCTGCCTGGACGAATCGATCGTCTCCGCCAAGGCGGCGGGCGATGCGCTCGCGCTCGGCGCGGCATCCGTCATCAACATCAAGGCGGGGCGCGTCGGTGGATATCTCGAGGCCGTCCGCATCCATGATCTGTGTGTGGATGCCGGGGTCGCGGTCTGGTGCGGCGGCATGCTCGAGACCGGTATCGGCCGCGCCGCGAACGCCGCCCTCGCCGCACTGCCCGGGTTCACGCTGCCTGGGGACGTCTCGGCCTCTGACCGGTTCTACACCCGCGACATCGTCACCGAGCCGATCGTGCTCGACGACGGCCACGTGCGCGTGCCGACCGGACCGGGCCTGGGCGTCGAGATCGACGCCGCCGCCCTCGACGAGTTCACGGTCGACCGGGTCGAGCTGATCCGCTGAGCAGGTTCAGCTCAGGCTGAGGCCCTCGCCGGGGGTCTCGGGGGCACGACCGGCTTCGGCCACCGGACCAGCCGCCTCGGCCGGTGCCGCCGCCGCCCGCTGGGCAGCGCGGCGCGTGATCGGCGTCGAGCCGTCGTCGCGCTGCATGCCCCGCGCGACGCCGCGACCGACGGCCTGGCCCTGGATGATCTGCCGCAGGTCGATGCCGGTGACCGCTTCGACGGTGTCGAAGGTGGCGCGCATGCCCGATGCCGCCTCCGTGGCGATGTGCTGCGAGGCGCCCTCGCCGCTGAGCACGGTGATCGAGCCGACCTTGTCGAAGCCGCGGGCGAACTCGGTCATCATCGGCACGAGCGACTCGAGCGCGCGCTGCGCCAGCAGGGCCTCCTGGTTGCGCGACAGGGCCTCGGCCTCGGCCTCGATGGCCTGGGCGCGGGCCTCACCGGCCAGGCGCACGGCATCGGCGTCGGCCTGTGCCCGCAGCCGGGTGGCCTCCGCCTCCTGCGCGGCGATCTCGGCGCGGGCTTCGGCGGCCTTGACCTCGCCGTACGCGTCGGCGTCGGCGGCGCGCTGCCGCTGGTACAGGTCGGCGTCGGCGACCTTCTTGATCTCGGCGTCGAGCTGGGCCTGCTTGTTCTCGGCCTGCTGCAGGAGGACGGCCTGCTCCCGCTCGGCGCGGGCCAGGGCCTCGGCCTGCTCGGCCTCGGCGCGGGCGCGCCCGACCTCGGCCGACGCGGCCGCGGTGTTCTTGTCGTACGCGGTCTGCTCGATGAGGTTCGCCTCGTCGGTCGCGATCTGGCGGGCACGCACCTCGCGGGCGGCGTTGATCCGCGCGACCTCCGCCTCGCGGCGCACGCGCTCGACCTCGGTCGCACCGAGGGCCTCGATGTACCCGTTCTGGTCGGTGATGCCCTGGATCTGGAACGAGTCGAGGATCAGGCCCTGCGACAGCAGATCGCCCTTGATGCCCTCGGCGATCTGGTCGCTCAACTTCTGCCGGTCCTTCATGAGCTGCTCGACGGTCAGCGTCGCGACCACACCGCGCAGGGCGCCCTCGAGCTGCTCGGTCGTGAACTGCTCGATCGCGCCGTCCTGCGACAGGAAGCGCTCGGCGGCCCGGCGGACGAACTCGGGATCCGAGCCGATCTTGACCAGGGCCACGCCGCTGACGTTGACCGTCACGCCGGTGGATGCCTGCGCGGTCGGCTCCATCTTGATCTGTCGCGCCCGCAGCGAGATCATCTCGGCACGCTGGGTGAGGGGGTTCACCAGGGCGCCGCCGCCGGTGATGATCGAGATGCGGGACGACCCGCCGCCCGCGTTCCTCTGGTTCCGGCCCACGATCACCAGCGCCTGGTCGGCCTTGGCGACCTTGTACCAGGCACGGACCATGATCAACAGGACGATCAGCAGCACCACCGCTGCGATCACGCTGATGACGACCACGACCAGGGTTCCTCCGGCGGCGAGTATGTCCACGACGACCTGCTTTCTCTGCGTTGTCTTCAGACTATCTATGCGCCAGGGTGGAGTTATGACCACGCCTCCGCCGCCCGGAACCCCGCCGCAGCCGCCCTACGGCGGCCCCGCGGCCGCCCCCCAGCCGATGAGCCCCGCCGACGAGAAGCTGTGGGCGACCCTCGTTCACGTCGGAGGTATCTTCCTCACCATCCTGGCCTCACTGATCGGCTACCTCGTGCTGAAGGACCGCGGCCCGTTCGTGCGTGCGCACACGGCGACTGCGCTCAACTTCCAGATCACGATGCTGATCGTCGAGATCGTCGGCTGGGCGACGAGCTGGCTGCTCATCGGGTTCGTGCTGATCGGGGCCGCCTACGTCCTGCGACTGGTCTTCTCGATCATCGCCGCCGTCAAGGCGAACCAGGGCGAGTTCTACACGTATCCGCTCGCCATCAAGTTCGTCAGCTGATCCGAGGGTGGATGCCGGGGCCTGAAGCCCCGGCGTACTGACTACCGCCGTCGCCGTCGGCTGCCCGGCCGCGCACGCCCGTGTGACCGGCGCAGATAGACTTGTGGATGCCGTGATCTCCGGCATCCGCGTATCTCGCGCTCCCCGCACACGACCATTTGGAGCCACCTGTGGCCGAGCAGTCCCGCCTCGACAAAGTCATCGCCCTCGCCCGTCACCGGGGGTTCGTGTTCCAGGCCGGTGAGATCTACGGCGGATCCCGGTCCGCATGGGACTACGGCCCCCTCGGCACCGAGCTGAAGGAGAACATCCGCCGGCAGTGGTGGCAGACCTTCGTCCGCGGCCGCGGCGACATGGTGGGCCTGGACTCTTCGGTGATCCTGCCCAAGCGGGTGTGGGAGGCCTCGGGCCACATCGCGACGTTCACCGACCCGCTCGTGGAGTGCCTGCAGTGCCACAAGCGCTTCCGGGCCGACAACCTCATCGAGGACTTCGAAGCGCGCAAGGGCCGCACGGCCGAGAACGGTCTGGCCGACGTGCCCTGCCCGAACTGCGGCACGAAGGGCAAGTACACCGAGCCGAAGGCGTTCTCGGGTCTGATCAAGACCTACCTCGGCGTCGTCGACGACGAGAGCGGCCTGAACTACCTGCGGCCCGAGACCGCGCAGGGCATCTTCGTGAACTTCACGAATGTGCTCACCGCGTCGCGGAAGAAGCCGCCGTTCGGCATCGGCCAGGTGGGCAAGGCGTTCCGCAACGAGATCACGCCCGGCAACTTCATCTTCCGCACCCGCGAGTTCGAGCAGATGGAGATCGAGTTCTTCACTCCGCCCGCCGACGCGCAGGAGTGGTTCGACCACTGGGTCGCCGCATGCTGGGACTGGTTCATCGACCTGGGCATCGACCCGGAGAACATGCGGCAGTTCGACGTGCCCGAGGACGAGCGTGCGCACTATTCGGCCGGCACCATCGACTTCGAGTACCGCTTCGGCTTCCCCGGCAAGGAGTGGGGCGAGCTCATGGGCGTGGCCAACCGCACCGACTTCGACCTGTCCAGCCACATCGAGGCGTCCGGGCAGTCGCTCACCTACTTCGACCAGGCCTCGGGTGAGAAGTACGTTCCCTATGTCATCGAGCCCTCGTTCGGTCTGACCCGCTCGATGATGGCGTTCCTCGTCGACGCGTACGTCGAGGAGGAGGTGCCGAACGCGAAGGGCGGCACCGACACCCGCACGGTGCTCAAGCTCGACCCGCGCCTGGCTCCCGTCAAGGTCGCGGTGCTGCCGCTGTCGCGCAACGAGCGCCTGTCGCCACTCGCGCGCCAGGTCGCCGAGGACCTGCGCGGCCAGGGCTGGAACATCGACTTCGACGATGCCGGCGCGATCGGCCGCCGCTACCGCCGGCAGGACGAGGTCGGCACGCCGCTGTGCGTCACCGTCGACTTCGACTCACTCGACGACCACGCCGTCACCGTCCGCGATCGCGACACCATGGCGCAGGAGCGCGTGTCGCTCGAGGGTCTGCGGCAGTACCTCGCCGAGCGCCTGCGCGGCGCCTGACACGCGGCGCCGACCTGTGCTGTGATCACACCGGCGCGCCTGTTTCCGGCATCCGCTCCGCTTATTTCGGGCGCGGATGCCGGGAACTGGCGCGGCGCGTGAGCAGGCCCGCCGGGATGTGGCGCGGATGCCGGGAACTGGCGCGGCGCGTGAGCAGGCCCGCCCGGAACCGGGCTTCGGCGAGACGCGACGCGGGCGCCGCAAGGTGGCGCCGTCAGCCGGTCACGGTGATCTCGGCGTACTCGTCACCGCCGGTGTCGGCCCAGGCGAGCAGGTCGGTGAGGATGCCGCGCAGCACCGTCTTGTCGACCTTCTCGAGGTCCTTGATGTAGAGACACGAGACGCTGCTCGTGTGCGGCCCCAGTGCGGCCAGCGCGTCGCGGTGACGGTCGGCGCTGTCGAGGTAGACGGTCGACGCTGCCTTGCGCGGCGCGAATCCGAGAACCGGCATGTCGCCCTCGGTCCCGGTCGGGTAGCGGTAGTGGCAGCTGCCGAAGCCGATGATGGTGCCCCACAACTCGGGCTCGCGACCCGACACTTCGCGCAGCAGGGCGACGAGGGCCTCGGCGTCTCGGCGACGCGTGGCAGGTGTGACCCCGGCGATGAATGCGGCGACGCTGCCGCCGGTCTTCTGCATGTGCTCAGCCCTTCTTCGCGGCGGCCTTCATGGCGCGCTTGTGCTCGCGGACCTGAGACAGCGACTCCGGCGAGACGATGTCGGCGACCGAGCGGAACGAGCCCTCCTCGCCGTAGGGGGCGGATGCCGCACGCCAGCCCTCGCCGGTGTATCCGTACTGCTTGCCGAGCAGCGCGAGGAAGATCTTGGCCTTCTGCTCGCCGAACCCGGGCAGGGCCTTCAGACGCTTCAGCACGGTCGGGCCATCGGGGTCGCCGTCGGTCCACAGGGCGGCCGCGTCGCCGTGCCAGTCATCGACGAGCGCCTGGCACAGCGCCTGCACCCGCGCGGCCATGGAGCCCGGGAACCGGTGCACCGCGGGGGTCTGCCGGAACACCTCCACGAACGCGTCGGGGTCATAGCCGGCCAGCGCCGCGGCATCCAGTTCTCCCGCACGTTCGCTGATCTTCAGCGGACCCGAGAATGCCGTCTCCATCGCGATCTGCTGGTCCAGCAGCATCCCGATCAGCAGCGCGAGCGGGTCTTCGCTCAGCAGCGCGTCGGCGGCGGTGTCCCCGGTGATGTGAAGGCTCATGACCCCATGTTCTCATCACGACCGCACGACGGGGTCCCCGGCCGGGTGGGAGGATGGATGCCATGCCCGAAAGCACGGCCGCCGATCTGATCGCCCACGCCCGCGAGACCCACGTCGCCGTCATCGGGAGTGGAATCGCGGGGTTGGTGGCCGCGCTCGAGTGCGCGAAGGTCGGCATCGCCGTAACGGTCTTCGAGGCCGCGCCGCACCCCGGCGGTGCATTGGCCGGTGCAGATGTCGACGGGCTCCGTCTCGACCTCGCCGCTGACGGGTTCGCTCCCGGCGACCCCGCACTCACCGCGCTGCTCGACGAACTCGGACTGGGCGCCGAGATCGTCACGGCCCCGTCCGGCGTGACCTGGATCAGCGGTCTGCCCGGCGGCGCCGCCCCGCTGCCGGCCGACAGCCTGCTGGGGATCCCGGCCAATCCGTGGGCCGACGACGTGCGGCGGTTCATCGGGTGGCGCGGGGCATGGCGCGCGTACCTCGACCGGCTCCGCCCCCCGCTGACCATCGGCCACGAGCAGCGACTCGGAAAGCTCGTGCGCGGACGCATGGGCGACCGCGTCGCCGACCGCATGGTCGCCCCCCTCGCGCGTGGGATGTTCGGGCTCGACCCCGACCAGCTCGATGTCGATGAGCTCGTGCCGGGCTTGAACACCGCGTTGACGCGGGTCGGCTCCCTGTCCGGCGCCGTGACGCAGCACCTGCCCGAGCGCCCCGAGCGCGCCACCCTCGCCGGCGGCATGGCACGACTGGTCGATGCGCTGGTCACCCGCATCGCCGAACTCGACGGTGAGGTGCGCGTCGGCGTGCCGATCACCGGACTCGCCCGGACGGGCAAGGGCTGGCAGCTGCGCTCGTCGGAGGCGGAAGAGCCCGTGACGGTGGATGCCGTGATCGTGGCGACCGGGGAGGCCGAGGCCCGTCGCCTGCTGGGTTCGGCCCTGCCGACCCTGGCCGAAGCATCCCGCCCCGTGTCGCTCGTCGACATCGTCACCCTCGTCGTGACCGCCCCCGCCCTCGACAAGCATCCCCGCGGCGTCGCGGTGTACCCGGTTCCCGGCACCTCCACCGCCCTCGCGGTGAACCACCTGACCGCGGCATGGCCGGCACTCGCCGACGCCGCCGGTGCGGGTCGCCATGTCGTTCGCGTGACGCTCCCCACAGAGGAGACTGTCGCACCGGAGCTGCCTGTGGGCGCGGAGCAGGCAATGCTCGCAGCGGTGGCGTCGCCCGGGACGAAGGCGCTGCCTGCGGGCAACGCAGCCGAGACGGCCGCGGCGGAATCGGCGCTCGTCGCCGAAGCGCTCGGTGCCGCTTCGTCGATGCTGGACGTCGACCTGGGGCCGGGTCACCTGAGCGCGGCGCGATGGCTGCGGACGGAGTGGGCGCCCCCGGCATCCACCCTCGGGCACGCGGCGAAGACGGCTGCGGTGCGCTCATCCGTCCACGCGGTCGACGTGCTCGCGGTCGTGGGCGCGTGGGCAGCGGGCAGCGACCTCGATGACGTGGTGGCGGACGCACGCGCGGAGGCGGAGCGTATCCGCCAGCACGTCCTGTGGGGTCGGCCCTAGCACACTCCGCTCTCCGCGTCACCCTTCAGCCGGAAGGATGCCGGAATCGGCATACGGCGTTACCCTTGACACACCAGCACCACCCACCGACTGTGAGGAGACCCCATGAGGGGCAAGATCGGTATCGTCGTCGGCTTCGCCGCGGGCTACGTGCTCGGGTCGAGGGCAGGACGCGAGCGCTACGAGCAGATCAAGACCGGAGTCGAGAAGCTCTGGAACACAGATCCGGTCCAGAAACAGGTCGGCAAGGTCAAGGATTTCGGCGCCTCGGCGGCGATGGCGTTGCCCAGCGCTCTGTGGGACGGTGCGCTGAAGATCGGCAAGGCCACCACGAAGTCGGGGAGCCCGGGCCAGAAGCTCGATGCGGCCCTGCGCGCCGGCAAGGACTCCGCCGAAGACGTCGCGCGCGGAGCCGAGACGACGGCGGACGAAGTGAAGAAGGCGGCGGAGAAGGCCGCCGACGAGGCGAAGAAGGCGGCGGACAGCTGACATGAGCACGCCCCGCGGCTTCCGCGATCGCTCCGACGACGGACTGCTCACCCTGCTGGGTGAGGTCCCCGAGCTGGTTCGCAACCTGGTCACCGCCGAGGTGGACTCGGCGAAGAAGTGGGCCAAGAGCGCCGGCAAGGACGCCGGGATGGGCGGCGCCTGGTTCCTCGTGGCGCTGTTCTTCCTGTTCTGGTCGATTCCGGCGCTGGGGGCGTTCACCATCATCGGACTCGCGTCATGGATGCCGGCGTGGCTGGCCGCGCTGATCGTCTTCATCGTGGCGCTGCTGATCGCGGTGGTGTTCGCGCTGCTGGGGGTCCTGCGCTTCCGGCGCCTGACGCGCGCTCAGAATCCGGCTCAGGCGGTCGCCGCCGATGCCCGCATCGTGAAGGACGTTGTTGATGAGTACTGACACGCCCCTGCCCCGCACTGCCGTGCCGCTGGGGATCACCGATCCCGTCGAGAAGGCCCGCGCCGAGTTGAAGGCGGCGCTGGCGGCGATCGAAGAGAAATCGAACGTCCCCAAGCGGGTCTCGCTTGCCTCGGAGCGTGGCGTGGAGACCGCGCGCCGCTTCGCGCGGCGCAGTCCGATCGCCGCGGCCGCCGCCGCAGTGGGCGCTGCCGCGGTCGTGGGCGCCGCCGTGTGGGGACTCGTGCGCCTCTACACCCGCTGATCCGGCACGCCTCTCAGCGCGTGAGCCGTCGGGGCTCGCGACTCGCGACTCGCGCGATCCATAGGCCGGATACACCGCATGGTCGTGTTCGTGTGCTAGCGGGGTATGCTCGTGGGAAGGCAGTGGCGATGATGCGGATGCTGCCGACGAAGCGAACCCGATTCGGCGTGCTTTGCACCCACGCCGGCAAAGCCTCGTCGGTCGCTCGACACGGGCGTCCGGCGTGGCACCACGAGAATGAGATGAACACACAGCCCCTGGCCGCCACAGCCGTCAAGCCCCTGCGGGGCTGGCGTGTCCTTGTGCCGCGCGGCGGCCCGTGGGGCGACACCGTCGCCGCCGGCCTGCGATCGCAGGGCGCCGTCCCGGTCATCGCCCCGCTCATCAACTTCGCGCCGTCCAACGACCAGGCCACACTCGAGCAGTCACTCGCCGACCTGGCAGCGGGTGCGTTCGACTGGATCACCCTGACCAGCGCCACGACCGTGGACGTGCTCTACGCGTATCGCGCGAAGATCCCGGCATCCACTCGGGTGGCCGCCGTCGGCGAGACCACGGCCACCGCCCTCACGGCCGTCGGCTACCGGGTCGACCTCGTTCCCGACGAAGACAACTCCGCCGCCGGCATGGCCGCCCAGATGATCGCGCTCGAGACCAGCCCCCGGCGCATTCTGACTCTGCGCAGCGAGACTGCCAAGCCCGTGCTCACCCGCCGGCTCTCCGAGGCCGGCCACGATGTGCGCAGCGTGGTCGCCTACCGCACCGTGGGTGTTCCGGCCACCGAGCGCATCGCGCACGACGTGCATTCCGGGAGGATCAACGCGATCCTCGTCACCAGTGGGTCGGTCGCCGAGCAGGTGCGCGAGCAGTTTCCCGAGATTCCCGATGAGACGGTCATCGCCGCCATCGGCCCGCG
This DNA window, taken from Microbacterium invictum, encodes the following:
- a CDS encoding protoporphyrinogen/coproporphyrinogen oxidase, with translation MPESTAADLIAHARETHVAVIGSGIAGLVAALECAKVGIAVTVFEAAPHPGGALAGADVDGLRLDLAADGFAPGDPALTALLDELGLGAEIVTAPSGVTWISGLPGGAAPLPADSLLGIPANPWADDVRRFIGWRGAWRAYLDRLRPPLTIGHEQRLGKLVRGRMGDRVADRMVAPLARGMFGLDPDQLDVDELVPGLNTALTRVGSLSGAVTQHLPERPERATLAGGMARLVDALVTRIAELDGEVRVGVPITGLARTGKGWQLRSSEAEEPVTVDAVIVATGEAEARRLLGSALPTLAEASRPVSLVDIVTLVVTAPALDKHPRGVAVYPVPGTSTALAVNHLTAAWPALADAAGAGRHVVRVTLPTEETVAPELPVGAEQAMLAAVASPGTKALPAGNAAETAAAESALVAEALGAASSMLDVDLGPGHLSAARWLRTEWAPPASTLGHAAKTAAVRSSVHAVDVLAVVGAWAAGSDLDDVVADARAEAERIRQHVLWGRP
- a CDS encoding DUF1801 domain-containing protein, coding for MQKTGGSVAAFIAGVTPATRRRDAEALVALLREVSGREPELWGTIIGFGSCHYRYPTGTEGDMPVLGFAPRKAASTVYLDSADRHRDALAALGPHTSSVSCLYIKDLEKVDKTVLRGILTDLLAWADTGGDEYAEITVTG
- a CDS encoding phage holin family protein, encoding MSTPRGFRDRSDDGLLTLLGEVPELVRNLVTAEVDSAKKWAKSAGKDAGMGGAWFLVALFFLFWSIPALGAFTIIGLASWMPAWLAALIVFIVALLIAVVFALLGVLRFRRLTRAQNPAQAVAADARIVKDVVDEY
- the menC gene encoding o-succinylbenzoate synthase, whose amino-acid sequence is MSTPRSVSPVSLEGFELRVLQIPLVSPFTTSFGTQTVREVIVVRARTADGEGWGEIVTQQEPTYSSEYTQGAWDVAGRFLVPALLDAGRLAPQDVARVLDPFIGHRMVKAGLELAVLDAALRAESRSLGEYLGAVHDRIPSGVSVGIQRDPATLVDTVAGYLDEGYVRIKIKIKPGRDIADTAAVRDAFGTIPLQVDANSAYTLADADTLAELDRFELLLIEQPLQEDDIVDHATLAKRLTTPICLDESIVSAKAAGDALALGAASVINIKAGRVGGYLEAVRIHDLCVDAGVAVWCGGMLETGIGRAANAALAALPGFTLPGDVSASDRFYTRDIVTEPIVLDDGHVRVPTGPGLGVEIDAAALDEFTVDRVELIR
- a CDS encoding GNAT family N-acetyltransferase; translation: MTDASETPEGIEIRSLTTVEAIFEGSRVLAQVWGGDDSGMPPNLLRALAYSGNYVVGLYDGDRMIGASAAFFAPPAERSMHSHITGILPEYQARGLGRVLKQHQREWAFAREVGHITWTFDPLVARNAHFNLLVLGTRVTDYLVDHYGPMTDGVNRGDQSDRLLVSWALAAPRTGNPPDLEVVASVPLPRDIERLRIEEPAEAERWRVQVRGQFRELFGRGLTVGGYRDQAGYLFVWP
- a CDS encoding DUF4870 domain-containing protein, with amino-acid sequence MTTPPPPGTPPQPPYGGPAAAPQPMSPADEKLWATLVHVGGIFLTILASLIGYLVLKDRGPFVRAHTATALNFQITMLIVEIVGWATSWLLIGFVLIGAAYVLRLVFSIIAAVKANQGEFYTYPLAIKFVS
- a CDS encoding SPFH domain-containing protein, yielding MDILAAGGTLVVVVISVIAAVVLLIVLLIMVRAWYKVAKADQALVIVGRNQRNAGGGSSRISIITGGGALVNPLTQRAEMISLRARQIKMEPTAQASTGVTVNVSGVALVKIGSDPEFVRRAAERFLSQDGAIEQFTTEQLEGALRGVVATLTVEQLMKDRQKLSDQIAEGIKGDLLSQGLILDSFQIQGITDQNGYIEALGATEVERVRREAEVARINAAREVRARQIATDEANLIEQTAYDKNTAAASAEVGRARAEAEQAEALARAEREQAVLLQQAENKQAQLDAEIKKVADADLYQRQRAADADAYGEVKAAEARAEIAAQEAEATRLRAQADADAVRLAGEARAQAIEAEAEALSRNQEALLAQRALESLVPMMTEFARGFDKVGSITVLSGEGASQHIATEAASGMRATFDTVEAVTGIDLRQIIQGQAVGRGVARGMQRDDGSTPITRRAAQRAAAAPAEAAGPVAEAGRAPETPGEGLSLS
- a CDS encoding glycine--tRNA ligase, which codes for MAEQSRLDKVIALARHRGFVFQAGEIYGGSRSAWDYGPLGTELKENIRRQWWQTFVRGRGDMVGLDSSVILPKRVWEASGHIATFTDPLVECLQCHKRFRADNLIEDFEARKGRTAENGLADVPCPNCGTKGKYTEPKAFSGLIKTYLGVVDDESGLNYLRPETAQGIFVNFTNVLTASRKKPPFGIGQVGKAFRNEITPGNFIFRTREFEQMEIEFFTPPADAQEWFDHWVAACWDWFIDLGIDPENMRQFDVPEDERAHYSAGTIDFEYRFGFPGKEWGELMGVANRTDFDLSSHIEASGQSLTYFDQASGEKYVPYVIEPSFGLTRSMMAFLVDAYVEEEVPNAKGGTDTRTVLKLDPRLAPVKVAVLPLSRNERLSPLARQVAEDLRGQGWNIDFDDAGAIGRRYRRQDEVGTPLCVTVDFDSLDDHAVTVRDRDTMAQERVSLEGLRQYLAERLRGA
- a CDS encoding HhH-GPD-type base excision DNA repair protein, yielding MSLHITGDTAADALLSEDPLALLIGMLLDQQIAMETAFSGPLKISERAGELDAAALAGYDPDAFVEVFRQTPAVHRFPGSMAARVQALCQALVDDWHGDAAALWTDGDPDGPTVLKRLKALPGFGEQKAKIFLALLGKQYGYTGEGWRAASAPYGEEGSFRSVADIVSPESLSQVREHKRAMKAAAKKG
- a CDS encoding uroporphyrinogen-III synthase, with the protein product MNTQPLAATAVKPLRGWRVLVPRGGPWGDTVAAGLRSQGAVPVIAPLINFAPSNDQATLEQSLADLAAGAFDWITLTSATTVDVLYAYRAKIPASTRVAAVGETTATALTAVGYRVDLVPDEDNSAAGMAAQMIALETSPRRILTLRSETAKPVLTRRLSEAGHDVRSVVAYRTVGVPATERIAHDVHSGRINAILVTSGSVAEQVREQFPEIPDETVIAAIGPRTAKDARKAHLRVNVVAPELTVESLITAVSRFPLPHAHDEFAPRTGELPLQRGER